The Bacillus sp. FJAT-27916 genomic interval ATGATTCTGCATAGAATCGCGGGCAAGCTGAGTTATTTAAGCTATTTGGAGGATAAAGAGACCTTCAGGTAATAACAGGATTTTGAGTATAGACACAGAAAGGCTGGCTGCTATTTCTGTGTCTTTTATTTTGCGGATGTATAAAGTGCTAGTTGACTCTAGCAGGGCTCAATCGTCCTAAATCTAGACTATATTGATGTTGCTTTCCTCCCCTTATTATCAAAATAATTACATTCTTGCTAGTTTTTATATATAAAGAATGAATAGAAATTCATTTTTGGAGAGGGGCAAAAATGCATGGGCAAGATTGGTTATATCGATGACATGAAAAAATCGCTGGAGGGCTTCTCCTTCAGTTATTCAATCAAGGTGAGATTCTCTGAGCCGCTGTAATCAATTGTATGGAAAAATAACTTCATTCATCGTTTAAAGATTTAGAGGTTTAATTAAGTCTAATGAGTTATTGTATAACATGTGCTAAATAGTGTAAAATTTAACTGTCTGAATATTCATTGAAATTTTAAAAATATCATAAGGAGGTTTTTAAATGGGGTGGGATTATGAGTATGATGTTGTAGTAGTTGGCTCTGGTGCGTCAGGATTTTCGGCTGCCATTACAGCAAAAAAAGAGGGGTTAAGTACGCTGTTAATTGAAAAAGAAAAGTTTTTTGGAGGAGCTTCCGCTTTATCTGGCGGAGGTGTATGGGTTCCGAATAATCGATATTTGGTTGAAGCGGGAGCTGCCGACAGTTTTGAAGAGGCTAAATTATATTTAGATTCAACTGTTGGAGATTTAGTAAGTGATACAATTAAGGAAACGTATTTAAAAAAGGGAATCGAAATGCTGGATTATATGCATAATTTAGGTCCGCATATGAGATTTTCCTATGCCAATGATTACTCTGACTATTACCCGACGGTTCCAGGTGGAAAAGGAAAAGGCAGATCGATTGAACCAAAAGTGATAGATCTCAATGAATTGCAAGATTGGAAGGATACCCTTCTGCCTCCAGCTATGGATACAAAAGGGTTCGTTATGACAGGGCAGGATTTCGTCAAGGTTAATATGATTACTAGAACATGGGCAGGGAAAAGAGCTTCCTTAACATTGGGATGGCGTTTAATTAAGCACAAATTATTTAAAAAAGATTATGCGGCATTAGGTAGAGCTCTAATGGCTCGAATGGCCTTAACCTATAAGGATTTAAATGGTGAAATCTGGCTTAACTCTCCTTTTGTGAATTTTGTATACGAAAATGACAAAGTAACTGGCCTAAAGGTAAGCAAAGATGGAAAACAAATGACGATTAAAATCAATAAGGGGCTAATTTTTGGTTCCGGAGGATTCTCCAGGGATCAAGCAAAGAGAGAAAAATATCTTCCAAGCCCGCAAGATGTGAACTGGACAAGTTCACCAAAAGGGCAAACGGGGGATATTATTGAACCGTTTGCTAAACTAAATGCTAAGTTTGGTTTAATGGATAGGGTGTGGGGTGCACCTACTGTCATTAATCACTTGGGAATGCCTTTTTTCTTAGTTGCAGATAGAGGTCTTCCGAATATGATTATCGTTGACCAAGATGGCAATAGATATATAAATGAACCGACGCCATACCATGAGTTCGTCGATAAAATGTATGAACATAATGAAAAAACGGGCGGTAAAGCGATTACCTCATGGATTATTTTGGATGGGCGAGCTAAGAAGAGATATATCTTTACAGGTCTATTCCCGGGTCAGGATTTCCCTGAGGCCTACTATGAGAATGGTGTTGTTTTGAAAGGGGATACAGTCGAGGAATTAGAGAATAAATTAAATATTCCAAAAGGAAATTTAGTTAAAACGATGAACAGATTCAATGAGTTTGCTCGAAATGGAAAAGATTTAGACTTCCATAGAGGAGAAACAACACACGATCGATATTACGGGGATCCCTCCTTACCAAATCCTAATTTACTTGAAATCAATGAGGCTCCTTATTATGCTATGAAAGTTTATCCGGGCGATATCGGTACAAAGGGCGGCGTCGTTACGGACGAATACGCAAGGGTCGTAAAAGAAGACGGAACGGTCTTCGACAATGTGTACGCTTGCGGTAACTGTTCAGCTTCCATTATGGGGCATTCCTACCCTGGACCAGGGGCAACGCTAGGGCCAGGTATGACATTTGGATATGTAGCTTCCATGCACTGTAAAGATAAAAAATAACGATTAACAAAAGCATTTGAGTAACAAAATCAAATGCTTTTGTTATTTTGGGGGCTATCGATTTGGAATGAAAGGGTATTGATGAGATAGGATGACAAGATTATTGGTTTTTGGATTAACTAAGAAATGAGTGTATAAGAAAAGTAGATAAAATCGAAAGGCTGCTTACTGGGCGCAGCCTTTTCTTAATAAAAGCCGATTGGATAGACAAAACCCAATCGGCTGCATACGGTTGAAAACCTTATTATTCGTTCAGTGCAAAATTATGAATGCACAATTTCTCTATTCTGATCCTGCTTTAAATGAATGCGTTTCATTGCGTATCGTGCAATTGGCTGTGCAAGTAATAATTCAATCCAGAATGCAACGGCAAAGTTTCTAGGCCAGATATGAAGGAAGTTTTTCAAAGGTTCAAGGCTGATTTCTCCCAGGCCAACCCATGATCCGATAATCGATAGCAACAGGGAAAGGACCGTAACATTCAATAATGTATTTAATAAAATCCTTGCATTGAAACCATCTGTTTTTCCAATAAATTTAGGCATTACTTTGCCGACAACCGGACCGGCAACTAGTCTGACTAAGAGCACAACAATCACCCACATGAATGGAATAATCTTTAAGGTATCCATGTAGACATCTTTGCTGAAGCCTCGCTCTAGTCCCATAATAATTGGAGCGATAGTGTTGACTGAAATAATTGAGATAATCAGTAAGAACAGGATCCCTTCTTTGGCATTTCTGGGCAGTCTTGTTTCTGCATTCATAATGTTTGTCATCTCCATGAATCATATTTCAGATGGCAGACGTATCGCAAGACATATATTTTTGGCCGTAGGGTGACCAATATCTCCACACAAACTGATTTAACTATCCTATCATGATATTTTCATAGATTTCAAGAATGAAGAAGTTGTTGTCAGGTGAAAAAATTTTATGCTGGAATGATAAAGGAAAACAGTCTTTTTTATGGGTTTGTCCCTCTTTGATTGTAAAAATAATGACATTTTTGCTAGTTTTTATATATAATGAATGAATAGTCATTCATTTATAGAGAGGGGCAAAAATGCATGGGCAAGATTGGTTATATAAATGACATGAAAAAATGGATGGAGGGCTTCTCCTTCAGTTATCCAATTAAGGTGAGATTCTCTGAGACGGACATGTTCGGTCACCTGAACAATACTGTTCCATTTACGTACTTTGAGCAAGCAAGGATTGAATATTTTAAGAGCTTGGGGTTCATGCAGGATTGGGTCGATACAAGAAAAGAAACCATCCCTGTCGTCGCCGATCTGCAATGTGATTATCTTCAGCAAGTATTCTTTGACGAAAATATCCATATCATGGTAAAAGCAGAGAAAGTGGGCAGCTCCTCTGTTGATATTCATTATGCGGGAATGCGGGAGGACGGCAACCCTTGCTTTACCGGGCGGGGAACGGTTGTTCAAATTTCTAGGCATACGGGCAAGTCTGTCCCGTGGACAGATGAGATGAAGGAATTGTTCCAAAAGAGCGTCCATAAACATCCTCAAACAAATGTTGAAAAAGCCTGAAGAGGTTCTCCAAAATAGTCACTCCTTATCAACCTATCACATACACTATTTTGACTAAATATATACCCAATCCTAAGGTTATGGCTGGCAGCAAGGAGGGTTACAATAGTTGAAGGAGAACGATTTCACTCACAAGCCTTTACTCACAAAAAGAGAAAGAGAAGTATTTGAGTTATTGGTACAGGACAAAACCACGAAAGAAATCGCCAAGGATCTATTCATTAGTGAGAAAACCGTGAGAAATCACATATCCAATGCGATGCAGAAATTGGGCGTAAAAGGCCGTTCCCAAGCGGTCGTTGAACTTCTTCGGATGGGTGAGCTGGAACTATAAAAGCACATAGACACTCTTTTCCTTTAAAGAGTGAGCGGTTCTGGTCCAAATCCTTATGAGTCCATATAATGAAAGAGCAGAGGCGATGTTCAGCTTCCCCTTCACACATGACAGGGAGCTGGATTTCATGCCGAAGCTCTCTTTTTTTTGTGCTCCTTACGGGTTGGAAAAAACACAGACAAATGATAAAGTAAACAGAGTCCAGGTTTCATAAAAATGAACCGGTACATGATAAAGAAACGCATTATGTAGATAGAGGCGATATGAAGTGGATAGACAGAACCCAATCGGTCTGATTGACTCAGGGGTTGGCGGTTTAACGGTATTAAAGGAATTTATCCGTCAGCTTCCCAATGAAAACTTAATCTACTTAGGTGACACGGCAAGATGTCCTTACGGGCCGCGCCCGATGGAGGAAGTACGCCAATACACATGGGAGATGGCGAATTTCCTGCTTGAGCATAATATCAAGATGCTCATCATAGCCTGCAATACAGCGACGGCTGCTGTGCTTGAGGAGATGAGGGAAAAGCTTCCCATTCCTGTCCTCGGTGTCATTCAGCCAGGTGCCCGTGCGGCTATTGATGTCTCTAAAAATAGGAATATCGGAATTATCGGCACAGCCGGAACCATCAAGAGCAAAGCCTATAATAAAGCTCTATTAAGCATCCAACCAAAGGTGCATCTTGAATCATTGGCCTGCCCGAAATTCGTCCCTTTGGTTGAATCCGGGGAATGGAATAGTGCGATTGCGAAGAAAATTGTGGCTGAAACCTTGAAGCCGCTCAAGAATCGCAGCATGGATACGCTCATTCTTGGCTGCACCCATTATCCATTATTAAAGGAGCCCATCTCTAATTATATGGGGTCATATGTCACAGTAATCTCATCCAGCGAGGAAACGGCCAGGGAAGCAAGCGTGCTGCTTGAACATACTGGCATGCTGAATTTGGATAATGAAGAGCCTGCTTATCGTTTTTATACGACAGGCTCCCGCAGAATCTTCAAATCCATTGCTTATTCATGGCTTGGAGAAACGGTTGAGACGGTTGAACATGCTAAACTTACATCACTGAATATGTGAGAGAAATCTCTATAGAAAAAATCTCCTGACGGGGGATTTTTTTGTTGGATGCACGGAACTTTTTCTTTTGGAAGATGGCATAAAATAAGCCAAGCCTCGTATAAATGTAGTACAAACAGTCTGAGGAGGTATGGTGTATGCCTAAACGAACAAAATCGGCATTAGCAGCCACGTT includes:
- a CDS encoding FAD-dependent oxidoreductase, with protein sequence MGWDYEYDVVVVGSGASGFSAAITAKKEGLSTLLIEKEKFFGGASALSGGGVWVPNNRYLVEAGAADSFEEAKLYLDSTVGDLVSDTIKETYLKKGIEMLDYMHNLGPHMRFSYANDYSDYYPTVPGGKGKGRSIEPKVIDLNELQDWKDTLLPPAMDTKGFVMTGQDFVKVNMITRTWAGKRASLTLGWRLIKHKLFKKDYAALGRALMARMALTYKDLNGEIWLNSPFVNFVYENDKVTGLKVSKDGKQMTIKINKGLIFGSGGFSRDQAKREKYLPSPQDVNWTSSPKGQTGDIIEPFAKLNAKFGLMDRVWGAPTVINHLGMPFFLVADRGLPNMIIVDQDGNRYINEPTPYHEFVDKMYEHNEKTGGKAITSWIILDGRAKKRYIFTGLFPGQDFPEAYYENGVVLKGDTVEELENKLNIPKGNLVKTMNRFNEFARNGKDLDFHRGETTHDRYYGDPSLPNPNLLEINEAPYYAMKVYPGDIGTKGGVVTDEYARVVKEDGTVFDNVYACGNCSASIMGHSYPGPGATLGPGMTFGYVASMHCKDKK
- a CDS encoding acyl-CoA thioesterase, whose amino-acid sequence is MGKIGYINDMKKWMEGFSFSYPIKVRFSETDMFGHLNNTVPFTYFEQARIEYFKSLGFMQDWVDTRKETIPVVADLQCDYLQQVFFDENIHIMVKAEKVGSSSVDIHYAGMREDGNPCFTGRGTVVQISRHTGKSVPWTDEMKELFQKSVHKHPQTNVEKA
- a CDS encoding helix-turn-helix domain-containing protein is translated as MKENDFTHKPLLTKREREVFELLVQDKTTKEIAKDLFISEKTVRNHISNAMQKLGVKGRSQAVVELLRMGELEL
- the racE gene encoding glutamate racemase, with product MDRQNPIGLIDSGVGGLTVLKEFIRQLPNENLIYLGDTARCPYGPRPMEEVRQYTWEMANFLLEHNIKMLIIACNTATAAVLEEMREKLPIPVLGVIQPGARAAIDVSKNRNIGIIGTAGTIKSKAYNKALLSIQPKVHLESLACPKFVPLVESGEWNSAIAKKIVAETLKPLKNRSMDTLILGCTHYPLLKEPISNYMGSYVTVISSSEETAREASVLLEHTGMLNLDNEEPAYRFYTTGSRRIFKSIAYSWLGETVETVEHAKLTSLNM